CAGGCAGGGCCaacgcacgggacgcgcgacccaggcgcgTGGCCCAGGCAGCCCAACCGGGCGCGTGGCCTAGCTGGGCCTGTACCTCGGTCCACCGTAGACCGAGcgatccacggctgggcctgtggaccgcatggatatttttcatgcatttttCACGGTTCACGATACTATTTCATGAACCAGAACGTGATCGAACGGTGTGGGTGACTCTCGATCTTGATCAACAGTATGGgacttgatttgggttgattaaggagtcctgaACCTAATCTAAGTCATGTTTGAGCTTATAAAAGGTCAGGAACAATGAATTGTGGGTGTGGTCTTCTAGTTTTACTGCAAATCACCGTACGGAGCCATATGGaacccgagaggagagagagagaggcagaagcactgagagagaaggagcaggaggctcttggacagcagacgccagacacttcaggggttccggaggtcttccaagagagagagcttttgtgaggaaaatttctagtgagagagaaattggatgtacgacggttgagggtgagatctcctcttataaattttttttttcatagtgaagtttgcatgtcccgtgaaggcaagtccttttgtggctgatccacatattttgattgttttgttttgtttcttctttcttcctgttgcatcgcatgatactgaaaaggtcttggaaggtaGTGTCCTAGCCAGATATTCATCCAACAGAAAGATCTGGCACTACATATGAATAATCGAATGAAATTTGCCGTGAGAAAAAATGGTTAAACATTTATGTAGaaattttatatctatattagaGCATTGTTTCTCTTATACTATTATAATGAATACTTAAAATAGTTTTGTTATTGCTTTATATTTATGTTACTAGTAGGATTTTCCTATGAgagtgaattttaaaatattttttatctcgtACACAGGAAGTTTTCAAGGTGAAGTAAGGTAAGATTTGaattatgaagatgcattattttATACAATAAGGCAAAGTTTGATAATATACATgaattgaataaaatttattttgagaaaaaaatatgatcatatataattttaatttgcatcacaaatgagtttcattttataaaacaagagaaatataattaaatcaaaattttcctATACATTAAATATTCATGGACTAATGTTTGACATCCATGTATGCATGCACATATAAAACATCAATGTCATTTAAAACATTTGTTTCCTTGTCGTTTAAAACATATGGATCCCTATAATTTAAAACATCCATGCAAAACATCCAAATTTCAATTCTACTTTCTTTGCCTAATTGCTATGGTATTTAAAGCTAGAGTTTCTATAATCACTCAAATATTTTTAACTAAAATAGAAATACTTTGCTTGTCAAAATTCATGCTAGTACTATCTTTATTTGTTATTTCATGAATCTTATTTGAGTTAAATATAATTGTTGAATAACCTCAtgtgcttctctctctctctctctctctctctattttttttttcaaaattttctcttGAGATACCTGTCTCTGTTACGGGGTCATATTACCTCAATCAATATCCTTGAAACTCAAGAGCTCTCGGATCGATTAGAATACTGATGCGAGTCTTGACTGTGAATCTCATCAAaaagccgacctcatcagaagacgACCTCTTCAGGAGACCGACCTCACCAAAAGACTGATCTCATCAGAAAATTAAACTCACTAAAAGACCGACAGTCGAGCTCATCAGAAAGTCAACGTCATCAGATGGCCGACCTCCTTAGAATGTCGATCTTTGACACATAGCAATATCGGAAGACATTAGTCTCATACCAATCTCCAACCTACTTAGTTTGTATTAGTAGGACATCGATTTTAGTCGATCTGTAGGAGAAATATCACGATACCACATCAGCTAATTTAAAGATATCGGATTTGATCGATCTCATCAGACTTAGCTAATTTTACTCAATCGGTAAAGCTTCAAATCAGATATCTTCCAGTTATATTACAATTAGATTATAGCTGTGATACAGCTATTTTTCAGTTCTGCTATTGTTGTCTTCTAGCTACGTTGCAGCTATTGTTTACATAGATGAACAACCCATAATTTTCATACAGCTGGTCATTCTTCATATTGGTAAACAACCTATGATTTTCATACAGTTGATCATTCTGTTATCACAAACTAACagcttaataaatttttaatagccTAACAGACTTTTCTAACGATCTAAGCAAGCCCAAATTCTgttaaactctttctaatttctcCACTGAAGAAAATCTGAGTTCTCTCTATTCCAATTTACACTTCTTGCTCTCTATTTCTCTATTTTCCACTATGTATTCTCTGGATCCCAACTTACTTAAGCATCAAAAGATTCTAAATCGAAAGATATCGCATCAATTTTAAGACTTCTTTGTGGTCTTCATCGATTTGACTCCTATCAGCTCTCTAGCTCAGTCCAAAATCGTTCTCATCATCTTTTCTCCATAGCCTTGCAGCAACAATCTCAATAATATACCTCTGTCACCTTGCATGCTAAATAGCACTTTATTTTAGATAATCACATGTCGCTAATCCATCCCGCTTTAACTGAAAATTCATGGGCACTTCGCAGTAACATGAATTTAATTATATCCAAACGAAAAACTAAGCTAGCACAAAGTAACCTTAGCTTAATCACACCCAATGGCCAACACGGTTGCGCACAGAGTCCCGGTCCCCGTtggaaattttttacttttttaagtATATCCTGTGGGCTCTTTCGGGGTAACCAAGGCATTTGTTGTGAATAGAAAATTCTGAAAAGGTACGGGAGAGAAAGTCGCGGGCAGATCCGTACTTGCCCGAACAGGAAAAGAAAAAGTAATACGTCCAACGTGAAGTAGCCCCCAGACTTTACCAGAAAAATAAAAAACAGTCTCGTCGGCGGCACCACTCGCGAACAGCGACGTGGACGCATCAGAGCCGGCCTCCCCTATCCCTTTCCTACGTGGCAAAGGGCGCCGCATGGGCAGCGCGGGCAGCCTTCACCGGCTCGCGCTGGCAGCACAAGAAATCTATCTTATAAATAGCTTCTCGCCTCTCTCCAACATCAAACCTAATTCTCTCTCTTGCTGAACGACTCCCCCTTTTCTTGCCCTCAATTCTACATCACCGAGGCGACTCCGTTCTCTAGGGTTAGACTTCGGAACTTTTCCTGATTTGCTCTTTTATTGTTTCCTTTGATTTAACTTTGGAATTTGGTAGATTGGGGGTTTCTCACGTCTTTGTTTATGTAATTGGAGCAGGAATTGTCGAAGGCCGTAATTCGGAACGCAGAAGGCCCTTCCTACGGAGAGAGACAGGTGTGTGTTGGATCCTTCCTGATGGGCTTTGTATTAGATTCTCTATTACGTGATTGGTCTCTTGTTTTGTTTTTGTAGATTGGATTTGGTCTAGGTTTTGTTTTTGTTGCTGCAGGAGCGTTGATGAGGTTTCTTTATGGTAATTGTGTTTTTTATTCTGTTCTTTGCAGGAAATTACTGATTCGTTGCAAGATTTTTCCTTTGTTCTTTTTAAAGGcgctttctttttaaaatttttattcctcGCTTTCTGCATAGCCATACTGATTTGGGTTCGATAATACTTATATTGGGTTTAAActtacaaattttgaatttcgggtACGCTAACATATACAAGTCAGGACTCTGGCATCAAGATCCTTTTTGAATTCCGTCTGTTTAGAATATGCCTTCTGATTTATCCGTGTTCTTGGTTAAGTATACTCTCTGATGTACTCTGACTAAAATTAGAAAAATTCCAATATCGAATATGCTTTGTTAGTAAAAGTCCAATATCAAATTTTTACAAGTTCTCTGGTCTTGTTAAACAGATTCAATGTAGAATAATCCAGATAATGTTGTGCAAGGGATGTTTGGTGTCCTACAGCACACTTTAACTCCGTTATGCTTCCTTTTTTATTGAAGTTGTGGCCTTACTTTCTGCCTAGGCATGTGTTTACTATTGTCTTGAAATAAATTAGCTTTACtctcaggttgtcaattcttcttcttttgatggaGTAGCAACATAAGATATGTTAGGTTTAGGGTATATATATGGTTAAGAGTCTTTCCTGTACTTGTGATGAGGTATCTTGATTATGTTGAtggtttgttattattatttttcaggaTTTTGAGATAACAATTGGTGGAGGAGGGTTGAAAATATGGAGCACGACAAGACTGAGTGCCAAACTCCTGAAGCTCCAATTCTTTGCATCAACAACTGTGGATTCTTTGGGAGTGCAGCAACCATGAACATGTGCTCCAAGTGCCACCAGGATCTGATATTGAAGCAGGAACAGGCCAAACTGGCATCATCATCCATTAATGACATTGTAAATGGCAGTGGTAGTAGCAGTGGAGAAGAGCCAATAGTTTCCGGGAATGCAGATGTAGCTGTTGGCCCAGTGGAGCCAAAGACCATCTCCGCACATCTGTCTGATTCAACAGTCATAAGTGAGGGTGGTGAGACAAAGGTGAAGGTTGGCCCAAATAGATGCAGCACTTGTAGGAAGCGAGTCGGGTTAACCGGGTTCAATTGTCGTTGTGGAAATCTTTTCTGTGCAACACATCGCTATTCTGAGGAGCATAACTGCCCATTTGATTACCGAACAGCAGGCAGGGATGCTATAGCCAAAGCCAACCCTGTTATCAAAACTGAAAAGCTTGACAAGATCTAGAGACATGGACAAGAAGGTTGATGGAATCTGGGAAAGCTTGTCTTCTGGTCTATGGCTTCTCGAGTCATGCTGGCTCCTTGTCTTCATAGGTGTCCTTTATTGCCATAAATGGATAGAGGCATGACGCTGAGGCATTCTTGTAGCCTGAATAACTCTGGTTGGGTGCAGAAGGTTTCCATGTTGGCTATGGTGTGTAAGCTTTTTATTTGTGTCGTGGATGATTTAGAGTTCTTATGATGTGGCTATCTTTATGATATTCTGTTGTATCTTCTGTATTGTGTTTCAGCAGTGATAGTGCCCTAGTGATGTGAATGGTTTATATCTTCTTTGTGTTTCATTACTATTTTTGTGAAATGGAGTTACAAGGGAAGATTGGGGTTCACATTGATGTCCTATAATCTGGAAATTATGATCATTTCTTGTTTTACTGTAATCTCTTTCCAATCCTTAGATCTAATTCTGGAATTATTGTTGATTGTTTATTTGATCCTGTTATCTGGTAAAAATAACATCATATATCTGATACTTGTTGCTTCATCTGGTTTGTACGTGATGTCGGTGTTTTCTTCCTGTGGTTGCGAACTATCATGAAGCAGCTAAAGAACTTGTTAAGCAATATGTGGTCTGTATGAAGCCATCTCTAGCTAGAAAAATAATTGGATGAATTATTGATAATGCTCATTTCTTCTTATTATATGTTATAGCATGCTACAATGAGATTTCAGAAATATGCATTTGCAAGTGTATGTCCAGTAGTCTATTTTAGTGTCCATTACATTTCACAAGTTGGACTGGTGTAAAGAAGAAATATTGAATATTTGTGGCCTTGAACATATTGTGTGTTTTTTCTTACACATTCTGTTAGCAGTTTATGCTATTGCTATGTGTTGTAGGGAGTTTATAGCATGCCACTTCTGTGTGTTGGAGGGACTTTATGATATGCTATTTCTATGTGTTGTAGGGAGTTTATGAGTGTCTGATAGAATTATTTGGCCTTCTGAAAAATGGCTGCCTGGGCATATGTGGGCTTTCTAGCCATGGTGCCAGGCAATGCATAGGCTTCTGCCTTCATGGTTTTGGATAAAATTGAGTTATTTGGTTTTCTGAAAATGGCTGCCGGGGTTCCTGTCGGCTGTCTAGGCAGGGCTGCCTTGCAGTGTATGGGCTTCTGCCTTCATGGTTTTGCATGAATTTGAGCTATTAGGGCTTCTGAGCATGGCTGCCCTGGGTGCCTGTAGGATGGCTTCTTGGCTGCATTTAGGCTCCTGCTTTCATGGTTTTGCACAATGTTTGGGTGCAGAGGATGAGAGAATGGTTTATGAATTAGTACTGGATATTGCCTAGATGATATTTTCCATCACTCATGGCATTTTTTTTGCAGGTTATGCTTTTTGAATTATAGTCTATAACTAGGCGCTAGTGCCTTGTAAAACATTGCTTTCTTTATCAATTCTGGTTTTGAATATATGATTGTTCTTATCAATATGCTAGGATTTAGTGGTCACATATGCTTGGAGGCACCTTCAGTCTCACCATTAGTGCAGCATACAAGTAAGCTGGCTAGTTCAATGAGTTGCATGGATTTCTTTTTGTGGGTTCTCACTAAATTGGGTCTCTAAGACTATCCTTCTCAAGAGAGATTTTAGGAAAGTAATTGCCAAATTATTCTTCTGTGTGACATCTGCGGAGCTTTTGTGAGTGTGTGAGGGGAAGGTAGTAATGATGTTTTGGGTTCACCAAATGATGGTGGGGTTGAAACGATTACTATATGTGAATTGTATGACTTAGGCATTTAAAAAATCTGAAGGTTATTTATGAAGGCCATGTCACACTATTCTGGTCAAGTGTGAGTTCTTGTGAGGTCATGCAGGTAAATAGCTTTGTGTATTTGAACATTGTCCTGTCATGCTCACTTTAGATCCTTTGGTCACATTATTCTTACAAGCTGACTATAGAGGTTAGTGTACATTGTTATGGATGCATGCAACCTAAACTTCAGTGCTTGATTGCTTGCATGATCATTACGAGGTGGATTAAGATGTTTAGCTCCAATGGTACATACAATCTCATGTGATTGGACAAAATCGAtggtttttatttatttatttatttattttttgttttgggggtgtttgggggggggggggttcccTTTGTACATGTGGTTGTGGATGATAAAATGGCATTTAATGTCCCTTAGTGAGGTTGATTTCCCTCTGCATGGTTGTATAAACAAGAACAACTTTATCGATTTGCACTGGATCACGCTTCTTTAAAGTTGTAAATCTTATTATCATTAGCATATATAATCGAATTCCAAATCAAAAACCATGCATCATGCTTTGATTTATTTTTGGTAAGTTTTATGTTATTCATGGAACTTGAGAACCTccaaatgatatatttttttccctttttgtaGCATTCATTTATAGTGAAGCACTTTTCAGAAAAACATACAAATAAGTTCATGCTTGTCTTCTTTCCCATCGCTCATGTTGGAGTATATAGGTTTTTTAGTGCTTGTAACATAGGTTGAATTTTAAGCAAAATCATGTGGTCCCATGATTTGAATAATGGAGTTTTTGACTTTAGGGATCCTGAGATTACACATTGGGTTTGTTCTGTTTGGTTACTTTTAGAATCTTGCTTGTCCTCTTTGTCTGGGCCCTTGTGACTTTTATGCTGACCTTGTAGGATTGCTCTTAGAGTGCATGATCTTGAACTACATAACCAATAAGGGAGTTTTTTGGTACCCTGCCAACTTTCAGTTCAGGCTCCATAGCAGGTTTCTTGCTTGCCCAAAGTTCTGGAAGCCCACTATTTAACTTTTAGAGGTTTGGTTTCAGGTAGGGTGCTAGTTATGAACACTTTCAATCATCATTAGATCATATCATGCTAGATAAAGCTAATTACTTGTAAGTGAGATAAGGATTGCCACTATACTATACGTGATGGTTACctaggtataaaatatcaaaTGAGGTGTTGGATAGAATTTGGATTATGGTGTGTGAACCAGGATTGAACTTCTCAGCATGGTTCATTAGTTTTTCTATTTGGGGATTGcaatatcttatttttttctttgttctgTTTGTGTTTTCAATGactaatatatttatgatttCCACATGATGCTCAATGTGGAACTTAAGTGATTGTCTTAAGGTTGTGGAATGTCAGACTTCAGCTCAACAGTTGCAGTTGTTAAACAAACTGATTTTGTGGATACATGTGGCAGCTGATGTGGGTATCCTTGACTTCTGATTGCATTACCAACATTGTTTTGCAATATATGCTGCAATGCATCATGCAATATACTGTGGTTGAGTGTAAGGAAACAACAATGATGTGCACACAAGGTTGAATGAAGTTGAAGTGAGGTTATTAAGGCCAATTGAGTAGTAACATTCATAATGTTGCAAATGAATGCTTAAGAGGAAGCTTGAAAGTTCAATTGGTTTGGAATTAAATTATCATATGGTCTGCTGAATGAAGTGAggttcttttagagttttttttgtgtgtgtgcgcgtgtgcgtgcatgtgtgtgtgtgaggGGACATATTAGGCTTATGGAAATTGTAGAGAATTTTACTAATGTTGGCTATGTTATATGAACAAGAATGTTGGCTCCAGGAATGTGGGTGTAATTATCTAACATGGTGGTCAGGAGTAGGGAGTAATGACAGAGACGGATGTATTCTAGGACTAAAAGATTTTGTATTTGTATGAATAAAACAGGATGCTACTTAGGCAACAAATGGCCTAAAGTGATAAAAGAAACAGAAGGATGTGGTCATTTGCCTACATGGAGCCTGCAGTGCGGTAAGAGCTGAAGGGAAGAATGGAGGTGAGGGGGAATGGATGTTGGGTGATGAGAATTTATATGGAAAATCTTATACGGGTGCTGTCTAGTTGGTAAAGTCTTTGGGGTTGGTACCAAGGACCTAGGTTTGAGTGCCACTCTCACCAAAATTTCGGCTGGGTTCCCCCACCCTAGTTCTTAAAAAAGAAGGGGATATGGCAAATCTAACTTGGATGTCGTTGTGCAAGAAATTGCAGAGAGGGATATATGAAGCAAAGTTTAAATTATGTATTGGAATTTAATTGGTTGGAAATTTAGCGCATGGAGATTGAGATTGTCATACTAAACAGATGTATGCATAGATGtgatatctaatttttgagcATTTTATTGAAGGGCTTGATGTCTGTCTCTATTTAATTACTGGATTCCCTGTTCAgtggaaatttaaatttgaatgtttTTACAATTGCATCATCCATTTCATATGGTCTTCAGAGGGTGAAGCTCTGTATTTTTGAAGTCTAAAATCGATGCAATTGATAAAGTGTCTTTAGGAACATTGCTTTATTGCATATTCAAATGCATTATCTTCCAATTATATTTTACTAGTATTGTTCATGTGCTATACACTCGAGCCTCTGAAGGAAGGATATGAAAGAAGGAATGGACTAAAGGAGCCGACTCCAGAGAATAAGAGTCCGAGACTTCTCAGACAATAAATGTGCTGAGAAGAAAGAAGCAATGTATGGCATTGCGACCCTATTTAGTTTTGGAAATAAATAAGGAAAGGGAGTCAAGCCTTGAGGTGTCGAAACACTGGAGGGTTTCATTGGACATGCAACACCAATGCCTGATTCTAGTCATACGTTTACAGATGTGCTTTGACATTTGCCTGTTGTTTAGATTTAAGATCATGCTGGCTGGCAAGACTGTCTGTCTTAGGGATCTAGAGCAGTGGAGTGGTTTTATGGAGAACAGTTTGATCCGGTTTTGGAGGGAGATAAAATTAGAACTTTGTTTTGTTGCTTAAGATTTTGGCCCGGTTACAATGAGTGGCAGATATCTCTATCTTCTTTCTCTAGGTCCGATGATGTTCTATTCAAGAGTTTTTAAGATATTAGATCATCTAGTGAGACATTGGATATCTCATGCGATCGTACTCTTATGGTTCACAAAATAGGTTAATTTGATTGAGGTACTTGAGCTTGCATGTTCATGGTTAGTAAATCTCTAATATTGccttctttttttatatatacaaTCGTAGAGTAAGCATTGTTCCTTAGTTGTAGTACAGGGAATGGTTTGCCATGTGGGTTAATATTTCTCCAGGTGATACAACTAAATgggctgaaaaaaaaatttatctcatccGTTTAGCTTCGAAAATGCATGACCTCTGGTTTTCCGTGAAGGGCTTGACTAGTTTGGTGGCCATTACTGTAATCCTTCTTGAGGGAACTATCATTCACTAACAGCAACTGTTATGTAACGCAAAATTAGACTGTAATAGGATATAACCAACTCATTCCCTCTATCATCTTTGCACACAACACCTGAAGCTCTTTGTACAATGCTATCATCTGATAAGTGATGCATAATGTGCTGTGCACGGGGTGCAACCTTTACAATGGTACCATCTGATATGAGACATGGCATTTTTAATCATTATAGTCCAGAGTGAATGCCTCTAGTTGCATGTGGACCTCAACTTTGGTTGTCATAGAATCCTTCAGCAATGTTTGGCTAGAAGAACCTTTAGTTACTTTGTAAACCTC
The DNA window shown above is from Elaeis guineensis isolate ETL-2024a chromosome 8, EG11, whole genome shotgun sequence and carries:
- the LOC105050246 gene encoding zinc finger A20 and AN1 domain-containing stress-associated protein 8, encoding MEHDKTECQTPEAPILCINNCGFFGSAATMNMCSKCHQDLILKQEQAKLASSSINDIVNGSGSSSGEEPIVSGNADVAVGPVEPKTISAHLSDSTVISEGGETKVKVGPNRCSTCRKRVGLTGFNCRCGNLFCATHRYSEEHNCPFDYRTAGRDAIAKANPVIKTEKLDKI